From the genome of Pelosinus fermentans DSM 17108:
CCTGGGGACCTATAACTGTTAATGATGGACTTTAGTAGAATATAAGCATAAAAGAGGTAATTATATGTTTATCAAATTAAAGAATCAAATGAGAGATCAAAAGGGATTTACATTAATTGAATTGATGGTCGTAATTGCTATTATTGGAGTTTTGGCGGCTATTGCGATGCCGAAACTCACTGCTTCGACTGCGTCGGCAAGAGATGGAAGGCTTAAAGCTGATCTTCGTACGGTTGACAGTGCTCTTATATTGTATCGTGCAAATAATAATATGTATCCAGCTACTAAAGCAGATCTAGCAACTTACATTAATGTTTGGCCTAAGGATGCCCAAGCCATCTCTGCTGATTTGATTTATACGAAAGGGAGTAGTGATGATTATAAATTAACTGGTGTATCTTCAAATGGTACGACAAGAAAATCCCCTGGCAGTTCAGATTATACTTCTACTGATATATGGTAACAAATCATAAAGACCGCTTGTGTTACCTTCTGATATTTCGATTCAGATATAAGGAGAAATATAGTGTTTATAATAGTAATCCTATTAGGTCTTCTTATCGGCAGCTTTCTTAATGTCTGCATCTATCGTTTACCACAAAATCAATCCATTATCTTTCCGCCGTCTCACTGCAGCACTTGCGGTACACATCTTAAGCCATGGGATCTAATCCCAGCAATTAGTTATCTGTTATTAAAAGGCAGATGCCGGTATTGTAAAGTTACGTTTTCCCCACGCTATCTTTTAGTAGAGATAGTAACGGCTATTTTATTTGCTTGGTGCTTTCAAATATATGGATTATCTTTTCTGTTCATAAAAGCCATTGTTTTTACAGCTTTTTTACTTATCATTACGTTTATTGACTACGATCACCAGCTGATATTAGATAAAGTTCTCCTATGGTTTTCTGGAGCTGGTATTGTTATAAATTTGGGGACGCATAGTTTGGACTTTTGGGACATGCTGCTGGCTAGTTTCCTTGGGGGTGGATTGCTGCTTTTAATTGCACTCGTCAGTCGCGGTGGAATGGGAGATGGTGATATCAAGTTTGCTGCAGCTCTTGGTATGTGGCTAAGCTGGAAATGTTTATTACTTGCGTTACTACTATCCTTTGTCTGTGGTGGAATATGTGGTTTGCTGTTAGTGCTTTTCAAATTAAAAAGCCGTAAAGATTTTATTCCCTTTGGTCCTTTTATAGCTCTTAGTGCCTTTGTTATTATGTTATATGGCAGTGAAGTGATTATTTGGTATATAGAAAAGCTATATTGAGGTGGACATATGCAACGAGGTGTTACCTTAATTGAACTTCTAGTATGTATTGCTATCCTTAGTATTTTTGCGAGTGGGATAATACCAACTCTGGGACAATCATTAGAGAAACAAGAGCTAGAGAGTACATCTTGTCAATTAGCAGCTGATATTCGCTGGCTGCAACAAATTTCAATTAACGCTGGGGTAGATACAACGGCGTATGCAATGTTCTTTTATAATACTACACCTTATGGCTATTACGTTACTGCAAATACTGTCAGAATAAAGAATATTATATTTCCGGAATCCGTGACCCTTTCTGGCAGCCATTCTTACATTTCATTTGCACAGAGTGGAGCACCAAAAACTGGTGCGCAGACGATTTCCATGCGGAGTAAGAAATTAAAAAAATGGAAATTTGTTATCCTTGCACCGATTACTGGACGTGTCCGTATAAGCGATTTTATAAATACACAACGTGAAGAATAGAAGGTAATCTATAATGTCTAGGCTGAAGGGAAGTCAAGGTTTTGTTTTAGCAGATGTAACGCTGGGACTTTTTATTATCAGTGTCGCGTTACTTTGTATTTCTATGTTGTTTACCCAAGCATTACAATTAGAAGAAATCGCATGGGATTATACACTAGCCACGTATCTAGCACAGAAACAATTAGAGTTATTAAAAAATAAATCTCCAGTATATTGGGCAGAGTTGCAGTTGCCTTGCACCATACCTTGGGAAGATGAGGGGGTTCCTCCTCCGGCAGACTACGAACTGGCAACCTATGCTGTCCCATCCACGCGCGGTAGTCATCTTGTGCAAGTAACTGTAATCGTTACTTGGCAAGAGCGACAAAAAGATTATGGTATCCAGCTTGTGACTTTTTATTCCAAGATGAATTAAAGTTATTCTTATTATTGAAGGTGAATTAATGAAGCGAAAATACTTTGTAGCGCAACATGGACTAACCTTAATAGAACTGGTAATTGGTATGGCTTTAATACTATGTTTGCTTTCTGGTATCGTAGGTTTATTTTCTGGCTCTTTAAAGGTTTGGGTATTTGGTAAGCAGCAAAGTCATATCAATCAAACAGCGCGCATTGCGATGGATTCTATTGTTAAGGAGATACGATATGCTCAGCAAATAACCTTAAAGAATACTTCATCTTTAGTAGTAGCAAAGGTAAACGGAGACATTAGAATGTTACAATTAGGCGAAGGCCTTCATTCCAAAACATTATATGTTATTATAGATAAGACAAAGTCAATTCCTCCTGGTGGTATTTCTAGCAGCCCAATAACAGAAAATCTTGTGACAAACCTGCAGTTTGCTCAGCATGGAAAGGGCAAGGCTGTACTGGTAACTTTAGAAGTCACTAATGAGAGTACCGGGGAAAGAAAGTTGCTTCAGACCGCCTGTTATCCTTTAAATTTACAGTGACCCATTATAGAGAAGGGGATGTTACCTTGGTATATATCGTGAGAAATGAGCGTGGTTTGGCTGCCGTGCTAGCGCTAATTGCTATGATGTTATTAGGGATAATGGGGATTGGTCTTATGGGATTAAGTAAAATAGACATAGAAATAGCGGCGAATCATCGTGATGGTGTTGCTGCACAGTATGTTGCCGAAGGAGGAATACAATGGGCAATTGTTCAGCTTAAGACAGATCCAGATTTTGTTATTGAAACTAAAACTCAAAAAAATGTAACAACGTATGTTATTGATAAAAATGGATCTACTTTTGCCAGTTGTACTGTTACAACCACACTCAAATCAACAACGAATGATGAGAATCTAAGAGTGGTCACATCCATCGGGAGTGTTAACAAGGCCAAGCGCCAAATAAGCACGCAAATACGATTGCCGGCTGGTAAAGAAAATCCGCTTGAGGTTATTTGGGATGATTAAGGAGAGTGGTTACTATGGAACTTAAAAATTATATGGAAAAATTAGTAATGGAAAAACTGGATATCGTTATAAAGGCCAATCGTACAACGTGTAATTGTGAGCGCTGTCGATATGACATCGCTGCATTAGCCTTGAATTCGCTGCCTACACGTTATGTTGCAACCTCTTCAGGTGCAACCTATTCCAAAATAGATTCATTGGATCAACAATTTCATGTTGATATTGTTTCTGCTATTACTCAAGCAATTACAATTGTAAAGAAAACTCCTCATCATTAAGAAAATAGGTGATTTTCATGTGGAAGAGAATCCAAAACTTCTTATTAAATAGGAAACAGGATGTAGTTGGAATTGATATAGGGACAGGTGCTATTAAAATTGTAGAAATTTCTTGGAACAAGGATCAACCTGTACTTAAAAATCTGGGTATCGAAATGCTGCCTCCTGAAATTATTGAAGATGGACAAGTTTTTAGTAGTAAAGGATTAACCGATATTCTCATTCAATTGCTTGCAAAGACTCCTATATCAAGCAAACATGCCATTATAGCTGTTGGCGGTCGCGGAATGCTTGCTCGCGAATTGATCCTTCCAGTAATGACAAAAGAAGAGTTGCAGGAAGCTGTTAAATGGGAGTTGGGAAAATATATTTCTTATCCACCCAACAGTTTTTATTTTGATTTTTCAATAATGGGTAAAGGTGATATTGAATCAGAAATAAGGGTATTATTAGTGGCATCACCTCATGAATTCATTAATACGATTACCAGCATTGTCAAAAATGTAGGTCTTATACCAGTCGCTATTGACGTGGAGCCCTTGGCTTTATATCGTACTTTTACTGACGCAGAAAATGCTATGATTATCGACATTGGTAAACGATTGTCTCAAATTACCGTATTTCAAAAAGGTATCCCTGCTATCATTCGTAATATTCCTTTAGGCGGTCAAGGCATGACTGAAGTTATCATGCAAGTACAGAGAATTTCATTTTATGAGGCAGAGCAATTAAAGAAAAAACATATCGATTTATTTAATTTTGACTCTCTCAAAGAGCATAATGAAACAAAGCAGCAATTAGAATTATTTTTCGCTGATTTTCTCAGAGATGTACGAAGAACAGCTGAGTATTATCAATTGCAAAATGAAATGGTGTCTATTGATAAAGTTTATCTTACTGGTGGTGGATCTCAAATAAAGAATTTGGTCTCCTATTTGAGTAGACTACTAGATCTGCCTGTAGTTATGCATGATCCATTCGTTAGATTAGAAATCCCAAAGTCCTTTGATAAATCATATCTGCAAAAAATCGCCCCTCAATTGGGTGTTGCAATTGGTTTGTCCTTACGTGGAGGTGGAAAGTGAATCCGATCAATCTCTTACCTTTTGTTGAACGCCAACCTAAATGGTCTATTGATAAGTTGATTTTCATCTTCAGTATGTTATTGGTATTAATCTATAGTAGTATATATACATATAATGAATTTAAGATTTTCAAAATAGAGAAAGAGCTGCAAGCAATTGGTAACCAATATGAATTATTGCAACCAACATTGGAGATTATGCAAAAGAGCAATGATAAGCTGCAATTAATTGACACAAAAAATAAAATTGCAGCGCTTTTAACAAATGAACGTCATCCTTTGTATACTTTGATTCAACGCATTGTAGCAATAATGCCGCAGCAATTGTGGTTTACTAATCTGAGTAAATCTGATAATGGTCTATTAGAAATGAAAGGAGCAGCAACAACCTATTCTGTTGTTGCTGAATTTATAGAAAATATGGAAAAGGATACTTTTTTTCTTGATCCGACTTTGGTTAAAGTTGAATTTGATACAGCTGCATCGCTTCTTATATTTGAAATAACAGTAAAATCTAAGGGGATGTAACAATGATTTCTTTTTCATGGAATAAAATGCTGGTTAAGTATAAACTATCTTTAGTGACTGTGAGTATGATAGCAGTAACTTGGTTAGTTTATTTGTCTTTATTGTTGCCTCAATGGGATAGGATTGATCAATTAACAACTCAATTTGACAAAGAGTATCAACAGGTAAAAGTCATTGAAGATTTTCTGCTCATTCATCCTAATCCAGAACAATATATACTTGAATTAGATCAGAAATTAATGCAGATTGATAGAATTCTTCCTGACAACCCTGAGAGTAGTTCTTTTATAGTGCAAGTAGAAGAACTTTCAAAAGAATGTGGTATACAACTTAATTATCTGAAACCAACTAAAATTATGAATAAAGATGGTTATCGAGAATATGAGATAGAACTATCGCTAATTGGTGGCTTTATAGAATCTATGCAATTTATAAAAAAAATTGAAAATAAATCTCGTTTTACGAATGTGATTACGATTGTCATGTTACCTAATAAAAATAGCTTAGAAACTAAATTATCAGTTAAAATTTATAGTTTTGGCACACCTTTTTTAACTAACAAAAATAGTGAAATTAACTGATAAATAAAAAAATTACAATTAACTTTAGATATTTACAATTATATAGTAAAATATTATATAATAAGCCTTGAAAAGTAGTACATGCGGTGCTGTTATTAATAGCGAAAAGGAAAGAAGCGCAACATTAATAACTGTACTGCATGTTTATTTTTTAGTATTTTAATGAGGTGAGTTCAGATGGCTGACGTGATTCCCATAGTTAAAACTTTTAAACGTAATTTCACTGATTTACACGCTACAGTAGATGCATATTGTCAAAGAGCTTCTCGGTAATAACCATGAAAAATATTGTATTGATAGGTTTTATGGGAACTGGAAAAACAACCGTTGGCAGATTGCTGGCTAACCGATTGGGGCGACCATTTTTTGATAGTGATAAAAAAATTGAATATGAAAATAATCTCAGTATTCGTGAAATCTTTGAAGTATATGGCGAACTCTATTTCCGACAACAAGAAAAAATGATTATTGCTAAATTGTCTCGTTATAATAACGCTGTAATTGCAACAGGCGGTGGTGTAGTATTATCCTTTGAAAATATGAACAATTTAAAAAGGAATGGTGTTATCATTACTCTTACTGCTTCTGTTGAGACCATCTTAGAGCGAACAAGTCGACGCAATACGCGTCCGTTGTTAGATGATTTTGATCAACGTGAGAAAATTGTAAATAAATTACTTAAGGAAAGAGCCGAACTATACTATAATGCAGACTATAGTATCAATACCAGTAGTAAGTCACTGCAACAGGTTATTAACGAAATTATGTTTTTTTTACGACAAGGAGGTTATTTGCGTGGTAAACGTTAAAGTTAATTTAGAGAAACGAAGTTACAATATACATATCGGTGTCTCTGCTAGTAATTTAATTGGCAGCTTTATGCGAAATTTGAAGGTAAGTAAAAAGCTATTAGTAATCTCTGATACTATCGTTGGGGATTTATATGGCATTCAAATGGTAGAATCACTAGTGAAAGATGGATTTGCTGCGGAATTATATTGTGTGTCATGTGGAGAACATTCAAAAAACTTAGATATGGCAATGGAATTATATACAAAAGCAATTACCTTAGAACTTGACCGTAATTGTGCCATTATTGCATTAGGCGGTGGCGTAATTGGTGATCTTTCGGGTTTTGTAGCAGCTACCTATCTTAGGGGGGTACCTTTTATACAAATACCAACTTCATTATTAGCTCAAGTAGATTCCAGCGTGGGCGGGAAGGTTGCTGTTAATCATCCTATGGGAAAAAATTTAATTGGTGCTTTTTATCAGCCACGCATGGTACTGATTGACATTGATTTTTTAAGTACATTGCCAAACCGTGAGCTATATACTGGTTTAGCAGAGGTTATAAAATACGGTATGATTGCTGATAAAAAGTTCTTTACCTATCTTTCTGATCATTCTCAGCAGATTTTAGATAAAAGACCTGATGCCTTAACCGAAATTGTGCGTAGATCATGTGAGATTAAGGCGTGGGTGGTAGAGCAAGATGAATGTGAGAGCTCGATACGGGCGATTTTAAATTTTGGACATACTATTGGTCATGCAATTGAGGCTGATACTAATTTTAGTATATATAATCATGGTGAAGCAGTTGCTATTGGTATGTATGGAGCAGCAATGATTAGTCATCATCTTAATATGTGCAGTAAAGCAACGGTTGATATTCTAAAACATATTCTGCTGCAATTCAATTTACCAGTATCTGCACCCGAATGTGGGATTGACGACTTATTTAAATTGTTATATAGAGATAAAAAGGTACTAGATAATAAAATTACGTGGGTTTTACTCAATGATATTGGGGAGGTAAATTTATGTAATCAAGTGCCAGAGAATATTGTAAAACTAGCATTAGCAGAAATCACTCAGTCAAATATTCTATCTTAAATATAAATATATTCTTACAAATCGAATAAAGCATAGGAATGTGCAAATTTCATGGAGGTTTAGAGTAGTGAATGCAAGTAAGAAAAAAAATATTATTATGATAGGTTTCGTTGTACTCGCGCTATTCGGTGTGATTTCCTACCGTATTTATGACAATATTTCAGCCAATAATGAGCGTGCTGCAAAAGTATCTCAAGGACGTGGTATAGCAGTAGAGATTGATGTGACTAGCAGGCGCGATATTGTTCCTATGCTAACTTTTTCTGCTAATCTCGAACCATTGTGGAATGCAGATATTTCTCCCAAAGTCGATGGTAGAATTGATAAATTATACGTTGATGAAGGTGATGTTGTAACTGCCGGTATGGTTATTGGCACGTTAGATACCAATGAATTATCGGCCCAAGTCATGCAAGCCGAGGGTAATTTATTGTCTAGTCAAGCAAGTTTAGAGCAAGCCGAGCTAGATTTATCCCGCGCTCAGGAGCTTGCTAAGCAGGGGGCAGTGGCAGCGCAAGCATTAGATAGTGCTCGGACAAAAAGAGATTTAACGTTGGGACAAGTTCGCTCTGCCCAAGGAAATTTAGTATTGCTTCAAGCTAGATTGGACAATGCAAATATTATTGCACCACGCAGCGGTATTATTATAAAAAGATACTTACAGGCTGGCTCATATGTGAAAGCTGGCTCTCAAGTCATAAACATAGCTGATGTTTCATCCTTACTAGGAAAAGCCACAATTGGTGAATCACAACTTAATGAAATTACCGTAGGTTTACCAGTAATCATCAAAGTCAACGCTTTACAAGATCAAGAATTTTCGGGTGTCATTACGCGGATTTCTCCTGCCGCCACATTACCTGCACGAACATTTACTGCCGAAATTACTATTCCAAATAACGGGGTATTAAAATCAGGCATGTTTAGTAAAATCATAATTCCAGGATTGATACATAAAAATGCCTTGGCCGTGCCTGAGCGTGCATTAGTTATGCGTGAAGACCAAAAAACAATTTATGTTGTTACTGCAGAGAACAAAGTACAGCAGCGTATGTTGAAATTAGGATATGTTGGTGAAGGTTGGGCTGAGGTTTTGGAAGGTTTAGCTGATGGTGAACGCATCGTCATTGATGGGCAAAATAAATTGAAAGATGGCTCTACGGTGAATGCTTCTAGTGGTCAAAAGGGTGAGCAATAAATGATTGGCACATTTATTAAAAGACCTGTATTTACCACTATGATCGTTATGCTGCTTGTAGTATTTGGATTAGGTGCTTATCCATCTTTAGGTATTGATTTAAATCCTGATGTTGAATATCCTATTGTCAATGTTACCATTACCTATACAGGCGCGTCACCAGAGGAAATAGAAAGTTTAATAACTAAACCTATTGAAGATGCTGTTAGTTCTGTTTCTGGAATAAAATCTTTATCTTCGGTTTCCCGGGAAGGGGCTTCTCAAGTTACATTAGAATTTGAATTTGGTACAAATCCAAAATTAGCTGCTAATGAAGTCAGAGAAAAAGTAGCAGGGGTAAGGAAGAGACTTCCTGATCAAATTGATGAGCCCGTAGTACAAC
Proteins encoded in this window:
- a CDS encoding type II secretion system protein; its protein translation is MFIKLKNQMRDQKGFTLIELMVVIAIIGVLAAIAMPKLTASTASARDGRLKADLRTVDSALILYRANNNMYPATKADLATYINVWPKDAQAISADLIYTKGSSDDYKLTGVSSNGTTRKSPGSSDYTSTDIW
- a CDS encoding pilus assembly PilX family protein; translation: MRNERGLAAVLALIAMMLLGIMGIGLMGLSKIDIEIAANHRDGVAAQYVAEGGIQWAIVQLKTDPDFVIETKTQKNVTTYVIDKNGSTFASCTVTTTLKSTTNDENLRVVTSIGSVNKAKRQISTQIRLPAGKENPLEVIWDD
- the pilM gene encoding type IV pilus assembly protein PilM; the encoded protein is MWKRIQNFLLNRKQDVVGIDIGTGAIKIVEISWNKDQPVLKNLGIEMLPPEIIEDGQVFSSKGLTDILIQLLAKTPISSKHAIIAVGGRGMLARELILPVMTKEELQEAVKWELGKYISYPPNSFYFDFSIMGKGDIESEIRVLLVASPHEFINTITSIVKNVGLIPVAIDVEPLALYRTFTDAENAMIIDIGKRLSQITVFQKGIPAIIRNIPLGGQGMTEVIMQVQRISFYEAEQLKKKHIDLFNFDSLKEHNETKQQLELFFADFLRDVRRTAEYYQLQNEMVSIDKVYLTGGGSQIKNLVSYLSRLLDLPVVMHDPFVRLEIPKSFDKSYLQKIAPQLGVAIGLSLRGGGK
- a CDS encoding PilW family protein, whose amino-acid sequence is MKRKYFVAQHGLTLIELVIGMALILCLLSGIVGLFSGSLKVWVFGKQQSHINQTARIAMDSIVKEIRYAQQITLKNTSSLVVAKVNGDIRMLQLGEGLHSKTLYVIIDKTKSIPPGGISSSPITENLVTNLQFAQHGKGKAVLVTLEVTNESTGERKLLQTACYPLNLQ
- a CDS encoding shikimate kinase, which gives rise to MKNIVLIGFMGTGKTTVGRLLANRLGRPFFDSDKKIEYENNLSIREIFEVYGELYFRQQEKMIIAKLSRYNNAVIATGGGVVLSFENMNNLKRNGVIITLTASVETILERTSRRNTRPLLDDFDQREKIVNKLLKERAELYYNADYSINTSSKSLQQVINEIMFFLRQGGYLRGKR
- the aroB gene encoding 3-dehydroquinate synthase; translated protein: MVNVKVNLEKRSYNIHIGVSASNLIGSFMRNLKVSKKLLVISDTIVGDLYGIQMVESLVKDGFAAELYCVSCGEHSKNLDMAMELYTKAITLELDRNCAIIALGGGVIGDLSGFVAATYLRGVPFIQIPTSLLAQVDSSVGGKVAVNHPMGKNLIGAFYQPRMVLIDIDFLSTLPNRELYTGLAEVIKYGMIADKKFFTYLSDHSQQILDKRPDALTEIVRRSCEIKAWVVEQDECESSIRAILNFGHTIGHAIEADTNFSIYNHGEAVAIGMYGAAMISHHLNMCSKATVDILKHILLQFNLPVSAPECGIDDLFKLLYRDKKVLDNKITWVLLNDIGEVNLCNQVPENIVKLALAEITQSNILS
- a CDS encoding pilus assembly FimT family protein, which translates into the protein MQRGVTLIELLVCIAILSIFASGIIPTLGQSLEKQELESTSCQLAADIRWLQQISINAGVDTTAYAMFFYNTTPYGYYVTANTVRIKNIIFPESVTLSGSHSYISFAQSGAPKTGAQTISMRSKKLKKWKFVILAPITGRVRISDFINTQREE
- a CDS encoding efflux RND transporter periplasmic adaptor subunit, with the translated sequence MNASKKKNIIMIGFVVLALFGVISYRIYDNISANNERAAKVSQGRGIAVEIDVTSRRDIVPMLTFSANLEPLWNADISPKVDGRIDKLYVDEGDVVTAGMVIGTLDTNELSAQVMQAEGNLLSSQASLEQAELDLSRAQELAKQGAVAAQALDSARTKRDLTLGQVRSAQGNLVLLQARLDNANIIAPRSGIIIKRYLQAGSYVKAGSQVINIADVSSLLGKATIGESQLNEITVGLPVIIKVNALQDQEFSGVITRISPAATLPARTFTAEITIPNNGVLKSGMFSKIIIPGLIHKNALAVPERALVMREDQKTIYVVTAENKVQQRMLKLGYVGEGWAEVLEGLADGERIVIDGQNKLKDGSTVNASSGQKGEQ
- a CDS encoding type 4a pilus biogenesis protein PilO, with translation MISFSWNKMLVKYKLSLVTVSMIAVTWLVYLSLLLPQWDRIDQLTTQFDKEYQQVKVIEDFLLIHPNPEQYILELDQKLMQIDRILPDNPESSSFIVQVEELSKECGIQLNYLKPTKIMNKDGYREYEIELSLIGGFIESMQFIKKIENKSRFTNVITIVMLPNKNSLETKLSVKIYSFGTPFLTNKNSEIN
- a CDS encoding late competence development ComFB family protein — encoded protein: MELKNYMEKLVMEKLDIVIKANRTTCNCERCRYDIAALALNSLPTRYVATSSGATYSKIDSLDQQFHVDIVSAITQAITIVKKTPHH
- a CDS encoding prepilin peptidase, which translates into the protein MFIIVILLGLLIGSFLNVCIYRLPQNQSIIFPPSHCSTCGTHLKPWDLIPAISYLLLKGRCRYCKVTFSPRYLLVEIVTAILFAWCFQIYGLSFLFIKAIVFTAFLLIITFIDYDHQLILDKVLLWFSGAGIVINLGTHSLDFWDMLLASFLGGGLLLLIALVSRGGMGDGDIKFAAALGMWLSWKCLLLALLLSFVCGGICGLLLVLFKLKSRKDFIPFGPFIALSAFVIMLYGSEVIIWYIEKLY
- a CDS encoding PilN domain-containing protein, producing the protein MNPINLLPFVERQPKWSIDKLIFIFSMLLVLIYSSIYTYNEFKIFKIEKELQAIGNQYELLQPTLEIMQKSNDKLQLIDTKNKIAALLTNERHPLYTLIQRIVAIMPQQLWFTNLSKSDNGLLEMKGAATTYSVVAEFIENMEKDTFFLDPTLVKVEFDTAASLLIFEITVKSKGM